The sequence AAATTAAACGTTAATACTAACTCTATTTTGAGAGTGTTTGTCAGTTTGACTTACCGGCCATCGACAAGTTTAATCCAATAAGGAATAATTAACTCACAATCAAAAGATAAGAAAACAAACCAAACGGTAAGTTAATCCGGTATTAAGCACAAAAAAAGGAAGGCGGTAAAATTCGTCTTCCTTGCTGTAATGGTTGCCGGTTACTCAAAGTTTGGCATGAGTGCCATCACAGAATGGTTTGTTTTGCGAATGCTTGCAACCGCACAAGAAATATTTTCCGGCCTTCTCGGGAATAAAAGCTACCGGAGTAAATTCGCTGCCGTGGTGCGATCCGTCGCAAAATGGTTGATTTTTACTTTTACCACAGGCGCACCAGTGGTACTCTTTCCCGGCTTCAAGTTCTACAGCAAAAGGGCCTTTCTTTGCTACTTCTGGTTCCATAATGTTTTGAATTTTAAAATGAATATATAAAAGAATATGTAATAAATCTTTCGCCAGCAAATGTAAGCTATTGAAAGAAAAATCCGATTGCATATTTAAGAAAAAATGTAGCACAAATCTGACAGGATTGTATTTTTAACTATCATTTTACATTAAAATAATAGTTTGGAGTTAAATTCGCTTTCATTTTTTCACCTTTACTTACAAAAACAGACAATTTTGAGCCGTTTATTTTCATACGTACAGAGAATAACGTACATTTGCAGCCATTTTCCACATATTCTATCATATGAGTGACGTTAAACACAAAGTGCCTTTTGGCGTTATCGGCCTGATAGTTGCTATCGGCATCGTTTACGGTGACATCGGGACCTCTCCTTTGTATGTAATGCAGGCCATTTTAGGCGACACCCATCACGTAACTCCGGATTACATCATAGGCTCCATCTCCTGTATCATTTGGACACTGACTCTCCAAACTACGGTCAAATATGTATTAATTACGTTACGAGCCAATAACAAAGGTGAAGGTGGCATTCTTTCTTTGTTTGCCCTTTTGCGTAAGAAATACCGTTGGGCGTATGTCATTGCCGCCATCGGAGCAGCCACATTGCTCGCCGATGGTGTTATAACCCCGTCTATTACAGTTATTACAGCAGTAGAAGGTATGCATGGCATATTACCCTCCATGCCAATATTACCCACTACCATTGGAATCCTGCTGATCCTTTTCTTCATACAACCCTTTGGAACTGCCTGGCTGGGGAAATCCTTCGGTAGCATTATGCTTATATGGTTTACCATGCTGGGGGTGATGGGAATAACCCATATATTTGCATTTCCGGCTATCATACAAGCCTTTAATCCATGGCATGCGATACATTTCCTTCTGACTGTGCCCAGCGCCTTTGTAATTTTGGGAGCTGTATTCCTTTGTACTACCGGAGCTGAAGCCCTCTATTCTGATTTGGGACACTGCGGCTACAACAACATCCGTGTATCATGGATTTTTGTAAAAACCGCCCTTATTCTCAACTATCTTGGGCAGGGAGCCTGGATCATTTCCACTCCGGCTAAAATAGTACCGGGTGTTAATCCCTTCTTTGCAATGATGCCAGACTGGTTTTCTCTCTTCGGGGTAATTATGGCTACTTTGGCGGCAATCATTGCCAGTCAGGCTCTGATCAGCGGTTCGTTCACTATCATTAGCGAAGCTATTTCAATGGATATTTGGCCTAACATTTACATCAAATATCCTTCGGAAGTAAAAGGCCAAATGTACATCCCGGCCGTCAATCACATGCTGATGATACTTTGCATTCTGATGGTAATCACATTCCAGTCTTCAACCAATATGGAAGCTGCCTACGGACTGTCAATTACCATTACCATGCTGATGACAACGCTTTTGCTCTTTATTTATTTCAAAGCGACCAACAAACCGCTTTGGATGAGCATCCCCTTATCGTTGTTCTTCCTAACGGTGGAAACCTCGTTCCTTATTGCCAATCTACACAAATTCGCTCATGGTGGTTTTGCCACCCTGATTATTGCCGGTATTTTGTTCGCTCTGATGTACATCTGGTACAACGGCCGACGTATCAAAAACCGTTGCGTGAGCTACGAGCCAATACGCAGCTATATTCCTGTCATTGAAGATATCAGCAACGACGAAGGCATACCTAAATTTGCAACCCATTTGGTATATGTTACCCGCGCGAAGTATCCGAACGAAATGGAGAGCAAAATCCTCTACTCCATCATAAACAAACAACCCAAACGTGCCGACACCTATTGGTTCGTGTATTTATATCGTAGTGACGATCCGTACGAATTCCACTACACAGTAAAGACATTTGCTTCTCAAAAAATCTTCCGGATTGATATCACTTCCGGCTTTAAGCTGGGCGTTCACATGGATGCTTACGTTCATAAAATTGCCAAAGAGATGGAAGAAAAAGGTCTTGTTGATTTGGGAAGTCGCTACAGTTCGCTGTCGCACCACAATATCGAAGGCGATTTCCGGTTCGTGGTGGTAGAACGCATCTTGCGTATGCATGCACAAATGCCGGCCTTCAAACGTTCTATTCTGGTATTGTATCATCTGATGAAACGCATGTCAACCTCCGACACGCAGATATTGGATCTCGACCCAACGAACGTTACGGTAGAAAATGTTCCAATGGCTCAGATAAAATAACGAGAATTAAAAATTTCACAAGAGGTTGCATTCTGACAAAATGCAACCTCTTTTTCGTCCAAACACACCACCAACTGCTCAAAACAGTTCACAACCAGACAATTTATCCTCTACCGCAATCTTTCTGTCGGAGATCCATTCTTCCTATCAAAGTTTTGTGTAAATTAGCGTCCCGCAATTCGCGAAAAACACATGGCAGATAAAACTCAAAAAGTACCTTTCAGTTCCATCGGATTAATTGTCGCGATGGGCATCGTTTATGGTGACATCGGCACCTCTCCACTTTACGTAATGCGAGCTATTATGAGCGGTCTCAACATGCCGGCCGCCGATGCTGTTGTGGGAGCCATATCATGCGTAATCTGGACGTTGACTCTTCAAACCACACTCAAATACGTTATTATTACCCTCCGGGCCAACAACAAAGGAGAAGGCGGCGTGTTATCGCTGTACGCTCTTATCCGGAAAAAGTTCAGATGGGGATATGTGTTTGCCGCCATTGGAGCCTCCACCCTACTGGCTGACGGCATTACCACACCTGCCATTACCGTTACTTCAGCCATAGAAGGAGTACACACCTATCTGCCGTATGTTCCGGTACTGCCCGTTACCATAGCCATTCTGCTGGTGCTTTTTATGCTGCAACCCTACGGCACTTCATCACTGGGAAAAATGTTCGGCAGCGTAATGTTAGTCTGGTTTCTGTTGCTGGGTTTTCTCGGTGCAATGGCCATCTCTTATAATCCCTGGATCATCAAGGCTTTCAACCCCTGGTATGCCATCCGGTTTCTGACAGAAGTTCCCAGCGCCTTCGTTATTTTGGGTGCTGTGTTTTTGGCCACTACCGGAGCCGATGCGCTCTATTCCGATCTGGGGCATTGCGGCATGAAAAACATACGGGTTTCGTGGGGTTTCGTCAAAACAATGCTAATTCTGAACTATCTCGGACAGGGAGCATGGATCATCTCACAGGGAGGAAATATACCTGCCGATGTGAATCCGTTTTACGCCATTATGCCGGACTGGATTTCACCGTTTGGAGTTGTCATGGCTCCATTGGCGGCAATCATCGCCAGTCAGGCAATGATTACCGGCTCGTTTACCATTATCAGTGAAGCCATCTCCATGGATATATGGCCCAACATCTACATTAAATATCCCTCCGAATTCAAGGGACAGATGTACATCCCAGCTATCAACCACATGCTGATGGTACTCTGTCTGGTCATGGTACTAGGATTCCGTTCTTCGGCGAATATGGAAGCGGCTTACGGACTCTCCATTACCATCACCATGCTGATGACCACCTCGTTGTTGTTCCTGTACTTCCGCAGCAAGCAATATTCGCTCTGGATGGCCATACCGCTCACGCTCTTTTTCCTGACGGTGGAGACTTCGTTTTTGATAGCCAACCTAAATAAATTCATGCATGGCGGTTTTGCAAGTATCATCATTGCGGGCTGTATGTTTACCTTTATGTACGTTTGGTACAACGGCCGACGCATCAAAAACCGTTGTGTGACCTACGAACCGATTAAAGGATCCATTCCCGTGCTGGAGCAGATCAGCAACGACCTTACGATTCCTAAATTTGCGACTCACCTGGTATATGTTACCCGGGCAAAATATCCGAACGAGATGGAGAGCAAGGTTCTCTATTCGCTGATCAATAAACAACCCAAGCGCGCCGACACCTACTGGTTTGTGTATCTGACACGCAGTGACGAGCCGTATGAATTCAGCTATACAGTTAAAACCTTCTTCCCCAAGAAGATATTCAGAATTGACATCAATGCGGGATTCAAACGGGGACTTCATATCGACCGCTATATTCATGAGATTGCCAAAGAGATGGAAAACAAGGGTCAGGTAGATCTAGAAAGCCGTTATCCATCATTGGCCGCCAACCACATAGAAGGCGATTTCAGGTTTGTGGTGGTAGAACGGGTACTTCGCGGCGACATGCAAATGCCTCCAATCAAAAAGACAATACTCACGCTTTATTACCTGATCAAGAAACTTTCGACCTCCGACACACAAATTTTAGACCTCGATCCGTCGAATGTAACCGTAGAAATGGTACCTTTGTTCAATATTTCTCCTTCCAATGCAAAAGCAAAAAGTTAGAGGAAGAAAAAGGACTCTTTCCAAACATCATTTCAACACCTTCCCGCTATGCAAAACGACAAAAAACGGATACTTCTCGGCGACAATCAGGATTTAACCAAGTTAGGCATTCTCCATGCGCTGGTAGGCATGAAGTGGGTGGATGAAATCGTTGAAATTGTCTCTAAAAAAGAACTTACAACACACCTTCTGCAACGACATGATGCTATCGTTATTTTAGATTATACACTATTCGACTTCTCCGACGCATCGGAACTGATAAATCTTTCCGATCGCTTCCGGAATGCCCATTGGATAATGCTTTCCGAAGATCTGAGCAGCGACTTTCTGAAACGGGTGGTATACAGCAGCGAAAATTTCAGCGTAATCTTCAAAGACTGCTCTTATAACGAACTGGTTTTGACATTAGAACAAGCCTCTCGTGGAGAACGGTTTATATGCAGCAAAGCATTCAACATTCTCACCAGCAAATCAACCCCGGAACCTGCAGGCGAAGAGCACAAACTGACGGCTACAGAACGGGAAGTCCTCCAAATGATTGCTTCGGGCAAAACCACTAAAGAAATTGCTGCCGAGCGAAACCTGAGTTTTCACACCATCAACGCACACCGGAAGAATATTTTTCGAAAACTGGAGGTAAATAACATACACGAAGCCACCAAATACGCTATTCGGGCAGGAATTATAGATGTGGCCGATTATTACATTTAAACTATTTCTTATGAAAATCAGACTTTTTATTTTCATACTAACACTGTCTTCTCTGTTTATAAACGTTCCTTTTCTGTTTGCCAATGATGCAAAGACCGACACCACTACGGCACATTCTTTTCAGGTATCGGTTACCACAGGGAACAATCAGATAAACAAGGGAAAGAAGCAGGAAGCGAATATTTTTTATCTGAAACCGGCTCTGCACTACAGTTATAAGGAAGGACTCTTCGCCGACTTTTCCTGCGCATACTTTCCCACATTCAAAAAATCAAACATCGATAATTTTGCCATCGGTATCGGCTATAATTTTGATTTGGGAAGCAACCTGTCTTCCAGTCTGGGATATACGTTTACCAAGTATTATTCCGATCTGGAAGTAAGTGCGAGTTCTCCGAACGAGCTTTCCTCGTCATTCGGCTGGGACAATCCGGTCATAGCTCCTTCGTTGAATCTGTCGTATAGTTTCGGTTCTATTCAGGATATCTACACCGGACTGGATCTGTCTCATTCATTTGACTTCGAACATATTTTTTGTTCATCAGACAAGCTATCAATTCCGCTAAGTATGTCCGCAAGCTTCGGTACTACCAATTTTTACAAGGAGTATGTGAAGCAGAATAAGATTACCAAAAAGATTGCAAAAGCCAACGCCAATGCAAACGGGAAGGCAAAAAACAACACCGGGACAACAACTACTACCACCACCGAAGTAGTTGATTACACGACTATTAATACAAAATATACCCTGACCGGACTGGCGTTCGGCACATCCATATCGTACAAAATCGCGGACTTTTCATTTACACCGTCGGTATCGTATCAGATTCCATTCAACCAGCCCAGTGATTTGAAAAGCAGCCGGTCTCTCATCTTTTCATTTCAAATAGCTTATTCATTCTGATGTCTCAAAAATCGTTTACCATACTGGCCGACGGATGTTTTCCCACGCATGAGACTCCTTTGGCTCATTTACGGAATGCCCAATGCGTGGTATGCTGCGACGGCGCGGCGGTAAAGCTGACGGAATTCGGCCGCGAACCCGATTATATTGTAGGGGATCTCGACAGTCTGCCCGAAACATTCAAGGAAAAATATGCCGACAGGCTCTACCCTTCGGCCGATCAGGAGACCAACGACCAGACCAAAGCTGTGCTGTTTTGTAAAGAGCAGGGCGCTACAGCCATCACCATTATCGGAGCCACCGGATTACGCGAAGACCACACACTCGGCAACATTTCCCTGTTGACCGACTATGCCGAAACATTTCCCGACATTGAAATGATGACCGATTACGGCGTTTTCACCGTAATGACCCGGAGTGGTTCTCTGCCCAGTCACAAGGGGCAACAAATATCTATCTTTGCACTCGACAGTCGGGCCCGGCTCACAGTGGGCAATCTGAAATATCCGATTCCAGGGAAGCCGTTATCGTCGTGGTGGCAGGGCACACTGAACGAAGCTTTGGGAGAATCTTTTTCTCTGAACTTTGAAGAAGGACGCTGGATTGTGTTCCGATGCTACTGAACCTACCACACATGTGGTATAAAATTACCATTCTTGGGGGATTTTCCGGCATGGACTAACCCTTTACCTTTGCAGTATAAATTTATACTAAAACAAAAAGAAATGGCTACACAAGACTTACGATTCGAAACGCTGCAGGTACACGCAGGACAAGAGGCAGACCCAACCACAAAATCGAGGGCAGTGCCTATTTATCAAACCAGTTCGTATGTTTTCGACGACGCAAAAGAAGGCGCCGATCTGTTCGGACTACGTAAATTCGGAAACATTTACACTCGTTTGATGAACCCTACCACCGACGTGTTTGAAAAACGTGTTGCAGCTCTCGAAGGCGGAGTAAGTGCTTTGGCCACCTCATCAGGGCAATCAGCTCAGTTCATTGCCCTCAACAATATTGTTGAAGCAGGAGACAACTTTGTTTCAACCCCACACCTCTACGGAGGAACTTATAACCAATTCAAGAATCAATTCAAACGTCTGGGTGTTGACGTCCGCTTTACTGTATACGATCAACCTGAAGAGTTTGAAGCGCTGATCGACGACAAAACGAAAGCCATCTATCTGGAGACTATCGGTAATCCCGACCTCAATGTACCCGATTTTGAAGCCATTGCCGCCGTTGCCGACAAACACGGCATTCCACTGATTGTGGACAACACGTTTGGCGCCGGTGGTGCGATCTTCAAGCCACTCGAACACGGAGCTACCATCGTAGTAGAATCGGCAACCAAATGGATCGGAGGCCACGGAACTTCGCTTGGAGGTGTAATAGTAGATAGTGGCAAATTCAACTGGGGGAATGGAAAATTTCCGGCATTTACCGAGCCATCACCAAGCTATCACGGATTGGTATTCTGGGATGTATTTGGTTTCAACGGCCCTTTCGGAAATATCGCATTTAATATTCGTGCCCGTGTTGAAGGCCTTCGCGACTGGGGAAACGCCATCAGTCCATTCAACTCATTTCTGTTAATCCAGGGATTGGAAACACTCTCTTTGCGGGTTGAACGTCATGTAAGTAATGCTCTGGCATTGGCCGAATGGCTTGAACAGCATCCGAAAGTGGAATATGTAAACTATCCCGGACTGAAAAGCAGCAAATACCACCAACTGGCTACCAAATATTTCAAAAACGGCTTTGGCGGTGTGCTCACTTTCAAGGTAAAAGGAGATCCTGCTAATGCAGACAAACTGATTGACAACGTACAACTACTGAGTCATCTGGCCAACGTAGGCGATGCCAAATCGTTGATTATACACCCGGCAGCGACC comes from Paludibacter jiangxiensis and encodes:
- a CDS encoding KUP/HAK/KT family potassium transporter, whose translation is MSDVKHKVPFGVIGLIVAIGIVYGDIGTSPLYVMQAILGDTHHVTPDYIIGSISCIIWTLTLQTTVKYVLITLRANNKGEGGILSLFALLRKKYRWAYVIAAIGAATLLADGVITPSITVITAVEGMHGILPSMPILPTTIGILLILFFIQPFGTAWLGKSFGSIMLIWFTMLGVMGITHIFAFPAIIQAFNPWHAIHFLLTVPSAFVILGAVFLCTTGAEALYSDLGHCGYNNIRVSWIFVKTALILNYLGQGAWIISTPAKIVPGVNPFFAMMPDWFSLFGVIMATLAAIIASQALISGSFTIISEAISMDIWPNIYIKYPSEVKGQMYIPAVNHMLMILCILMVITFQSSTNMEAAYGLSITITMLMTTLLLFIYFKATNKPLWMSIPLSLFFLTVETSFLIANLHKFAHGGFATLIIAGILFALMYIWYNGRRIKNRCVSYEPIRSYIPVIEDISNDEGIPKFATHLVYVTRAKYPNEMESKILYSIINKQPKRADTYWFVYLYRSDDPYEFHYTVKTFASQKIFRIDITSGFKLGVHMDAYVHKIAKEMEEKGLVDLGSRYSSLSHHNIEGDFRFVVVERILRMHAQMPAFKRSILVLYHLMKRMSTSDTQILDLDPTNVTVENVPMAQIK
- a CDS encoding thiamine diphosphokinase encodes the protein MSQKSFTILADGCFPTHETPLAHLRNAQCVVCCDGAAVKLTEFGREPDYIVGDLDSLPETFKEKYADRLYPSADQETNDQTKAVLFCKEQGATAITIIGATGLREDHTLGNISLLTDYAETFPDIEMMTDYGVFTVMTRSGSLPSHKGQQISIFALDSRARLTVGNLKYPIPGKPLSSWWQGTLNEALGESFSLNFEEGRWIVFRCY
- a CDS encoding CDGSH iron-sulfur domain-containing protein — translated: MEPEVAKKGPFAVELEAGKEYHWCACGKSKNQPFCDGSHHGSEFTPVAFIPEKAGKYFLCGCKHSQNKPFCDGTHAKL
- a CDS encoding helix-turn-helix transcriptional regulator — encoded protein: MQNDKKRILLGDNQDLTKLGILHALVGMKWVDEIVEIVSKKELTTHLLQRHDAIVILDYTLFDFSDASELINLSDRFRNAHWIMLSEDLSSDFLKRVVYSSENFSVIFKDCSYNELVLTLEQASRGERFICSKAFNILTSKSTPEPAGEEHKLTATEREVLQMIASGKTTKEIAAERNLSFHTINAHRKNIFRKLEVNNIHEATKYAIRAGIIDVADYYI
- a CDS encoding KUP/HAK/KT family potassium transporter, with the protein product MADKTQKVPFSSIGLIVAMGIVYGDIGTSPLYVMRAIMSGLNMPAADAVVGAISCVIWTLTLQTTLKYVIITLRANNKGEGGVLSLYALIRKKFRWGYVFAAIGASTLLADGITTPAITVTSAIEGVHTYLPYVPVLPVTIAILLVLFMLQPYGTSSLGKMFGSVMLVWFLLLGFLGAMAISYNPWIIKAFNPWYAIRFLTEVPSAFVILGAVFLATTGADALYSDLGHCGMKNIRVSWGFVKTMLILNYLGQGAWIISQGGNIPADVNPFYAIMPDWISPFGVVMAPLAAIIASQAMITGSFTIISEAISMDIWPNIYIKYPSEFKGQMYIPAINHMLMVLCLVMVLGFRSSANMEAAYGLSITITMLMTTSLLFLYFRSKQYSLWMAIPLTLFFLTVETSFLIANLNKFMHGGFASIIIAGCMFTFMYVWYNGRRIKNRCVTYEPIKGSIPVLEQISNDLTIPKFATHLVYVTRAKYPNEMESKVLYSLINKQPKRADTYWFVYLTRSDEPYEFSYTVKTFFPKKIFRIDINAGFKRGLHIDRYIHEIAKEMENKGQVDLESRYPSLAANHIEGDFRFVVVERVLRGDMQMPPIKKTILTLYYLIKKLSTSDTQILDLDPSNVTVEMVPLFNISPSNAKAKS
- a CDS encoding O-acetylhomoserine aminocarboxypropyltransferase/cysteine synthase family protein; translated protein: MATQDLRFETLQVHAGQEADPTTKSRAVPIYQTSSYVFDDAKEGADLFGLRKFGNIYTRLMNPTTDVFEKRVAALEGGVSALATSSGQSAQFIALNNIVEAGDNFVSTPHLYGGTYNQFKNQFKRLGVDVRFTVYDQPEEFEALIDDKTKAIYLETIGNPDLNVPDFEAIAAVADKHGIPLIVDNTFGAGGAIFKPLEHGATIVVESATKWIGGHGTSLGGVIVDSGKFNWGNGKFPAFTEPSPSYHGLVFWDVFGFNGPFGNIAFNIRARVEGLRDWGNAISPFNSFLLIQGLETLSLRVERHVSNALALAEWLEQHPKVEYVNYPGLKSSKYHQLATKYFKNGFGGVLTFKVKGDPANADKLIDNVQLLSHLANVGDAKSLIIHPAATTHEQLSPEEQKASGVEPGLLRISVGIEHIEDIKGDLAQALDKI